GTCCTGCATCCCCAAAGGTTCAAATATCCGTTCACGGAAAAAATCGTCCAAAGACTTACCGGAGATGCATTCGATGAGGTAGCCTAAAACATCAATACTTAAACCGTAAGTAAAGGCTTCTCCTGGTTCGTGCAGGAGTGGAAACTGAGCCAATGCTTTCATTTTATCGCCGAGTACAATGCGGCGTTTTTCAAAACCCGCCGGGATGTCTGCCTTGGCATAAATCGCTTTAGCTTCTTCACTTCCGATACCTGCATACCCGATACCGGAAGTATGTGTGAGCAGATGTCTAATGGTAATTTCCTTTTTTGCGGGAACGGTAGTGTAACTGGTGTCTGGGGCATGATAGGATTTAAGTACCTCCATATGTTTAAATGCTGGAATATATTTAGCGATAGGGTCATCTAACAGTAGTTTACCTTCTTCATACAGCATCATGATGCCCGTGCAGGTAATCGCCTTGGTTTGGGATGCAATGCGAAAAATATGATCGTGCTGTAAAGGAGTCTGTCGTTCTCTATCGCTGAAACCGATGCTGGCCTGATAAATAATTTTGCCTCTTTTCAGCACTAGTGCGTTTATCCCAGCAACTTGGTTGCTATCTACGTATTTTTGCAGGGCTTGCGTAATACGATGTGCTAACACTTCCTGCGCAAAAGAAGCTGGAGCAGCTACGAAATAAATACAGACGATAATTAAAATTCTTAGGTACATATTGGTTTAATATTTAACCCGTATAAAACGTGGTCTACAATGATTAGGATGTTGGTATAATTTATTTTCAAAATCAAAGGCGTTGACATTGTAGCTGATCAGTAGCTCTCCCGGTGTTGAAAGATGTGGATGTGCTTTGGCATTATACGTGTAAAAGTCAATGTCTTCATAAATTTCGGGTGTTTCATAAACTTTCTTGAAAGGAAAGAATGGTCCAATAGGTGTTTTGGCAACCTGTATGGCAATTGAAGGCGAGTTGGTGTCTACCTGAAAAGCGGCGATAACACGACCATCTTCCATAAAACTTACACTCATCTCATTCGATATTCGGTCGGTGATCGCAGCGGATTCGTCAATTGATGAGTTCCACGACTGACCATCCCAGTAGGTCCAGGCTTGGAAGTCTTCAAAAAGCTCTTCCTCTACTCTTGCTACCAGCAGCTCTTTATTCGTTCCACGGATGCCATAAACATAAATATATCCATCGGGTTGAGGTGCTCCTGCACCTGTTGTGTTAGCCAAAACGTTGATGCCGAAAACTGATTTACCTTTTTTGCCGATGTGAAACAGCGGAGTATCCATTTGCCGCTGCTCGTTGAAGGGAGGTTGACTACCTTTGGGTATAGCGATGAGATTGACACCAACATCTTCGAAGGGGAATGCACCTTCAGGAAGATTTCTGATGCGGTAGGCGAAGATGTAAATGGTGCTGTCTAAGCGATGGTTGAAGAAACCATCGCCCAGCCAGTAATACTCATTTACCTGGGCTTCCGGAGTATGAGGTTCGAATACCGATCGGGCTTTTCCGTCGTCATCTTTTGCCCAGAAGAAATCCATTTTTTCTTTGTCAGGATCGCCACCGGTCAGATAAGCAATAGAGTTGTGTACCATCTCCCATCCTTGCTGTAAGGAATCGTCTTCAATGTCTCCGATAATCGTATCGCTAAACCAGAAGAGCGTTTTTGTTTGCTGGGCTTCACCTGGTCTTTCTACGCCGTTCAGGGGTACGCAGTAGATACCATCTGCGCCGATCCAACCTTTTTTGTTGAGGAGCAGATTACTCCACTCAGGCGACGATTCGGCTATTACTTGTGTTTTTGCTGCCTCTTGCTCGGTTGTCTGTTGGCATCCCGTACAAAAAACTATTAGATATAAAGTGCTGTACAGGTATGCTTGGAATAACGTCTGTTTCATTGTCGAGTTTATTTGAACTTTACTTTAATAAATCGTGGGCGGTACAGATCTGGATGTGTTTTAATGTCGTTCCAGAAATCGAGGGAATTGACATTATAACTAATGAGTAGCTCGTTTTTCTTCGAAAGGTTATAATGTGTTTTGGCATTATATACGATGAAGTTTTTATTGATTTCGCTCTCTTTGCAGTCCCACAGCTCTTTGATAGGTCCAAATGGTCCTACGGGACTGAGGCCAATGCGTAACCCTACTTTTGACCCCATACCATCCGTCTGAAAAACGAGTGCATAGCGGCCGTCGGGAAGCGGCGTCAAGCTAAGCTCATTGGATGCTCTATCTGTAATATGGGCCACTTGATTCATATCGGTATTCCATTCCTGCCCATCCCAAAAGCGCCACGCATCAAAGTTTTCAAAATCTTTAGGTTTTACACGGGCTGCCATCACGTTCTTTTCCTTTCCACGTACGCCATATACGTATACATAACCATCGGGCTGTGGCGCTCCTGCTTTTTCCGTGTTTACAAAAATACCCGCTCCAAACGATCCGTAGTCACTTTTTTCTTCTCCTACCTGTAGAAAAAACGGTGTATCCATTTGACGTTGATCCGTAAATGGAGGTGTACTGCCGTTGGGAATGGCGATCAGTGTATTACCAACCTCTTCAAATCCGAATACGGCTGCACCGGTGTTTCGGATGCGATATCCAAAAATGTAGGTGGTATTGTCAAGCTCATGGTTGACGAAGCCGTCGCCCAGCCAATAGTACTCGCCCTTTTTCGTATTGGGGGTACTAGGTACAAAAATTGCATTTGGTTTTCCCTCTTGGTCTTTCGCCCAGTGGAATTGTATGTTTTCTTCTTTGGGTTCTGTCCCTTTTAAAGTGGCTACCGAGTTGTTGATCATTACATAACCCGGTTGTAGCTGACCATCTTTAATTTCTCCCAGCATGGTGTCGCTGAAGAGTAGAAGAGTTTCGGTATCCTTAGCAGATCCTGTGGTATCTACGCCATTCATGGGGATGGCAAAAATACCATCTGCACCGAACCATCCGTTGTTCCGTTTGAATAGATTGGTCCACTCCTGCGCCTCTTCCACGGTAAATTGAAGATTAACGGTATCTGTTAATAAGGCCTCCTCATCTGCTGAGTTAGGGTTTTGTTGTTGCTGGCAACTTATGGTCAGGAATACCAAAGAAAGGAAGAATAAAAAGCTTTTTGTTCGATTTTTAGTGTGTATGGGTTGCTGGTTCATAATGTATTCTTTTAAGGTCTATAATGTTTCGGGTAATTTAAGTTTTATAAATCTTGGATGAAAGAACTTTGGGTTCGAAATGCTCATATTAAAGTCAATAACCGTTAGCAGGCAGATGCTCATTCAGATCACGTTCTTCTAGTGGTATAGGAAAGAGGTAGTTTCTGGCAGCTGGTGTTACGCCAGGTTTTGCTATGGGTACGGCGGTTTCTAATGTTCCTGTACGCACCAAATCAAACCAACGGTGTCCTTCTGCTACAAATTCCATTCGACGTTCTTGAAGTATAGCTTGTCGGATAGCGTCACGTCCCAGATTGGTGTAGTCTGGTAGTGTGTTTTGGTAAGTTGATCCATCAAAACGGGCTCTTCTACGAATTATGTTCAGGTAAGTGAGCGCAGCTTCCGTCTGATTGAGCTCATTGGCCGCTTCTGCATAGGTTAACAGTACATCGGCATAGCGTATTACCGGAAAGTCTGCTTCAGTACCTCCAGCATTGGGTTCGGCAAGGCTATCCCAATATTTTCTGATATATGGCATGATAGAGGTTGTAGATCCATCCTGATTATTGATTTCCGTTATAAATGTCACTGCTCGTCTTCTATCATTCGGTTCAAAAACATCGTATAGCTGTTGCGTGGGATATTGCCAGCCTTGTGCATTAACTCCAGGGATCATTCCAGTAAGTTCTCGGGGAAGGAGGCGGATGTTCTGTTGTCCATCCTCCCAGAAAATAATAGCTCCACCAGCAAATCCAAAACCGACGGAAAAAACAGCCTCTTTGCCTCCACGGTTGCCGATGCTGAATGCTTGGGCGTAATCATCCCACAAACCATATTCATGCCTCGGCTCATTGATAATTTCAAGGGCTTTGGCCGCCGCTTGTTCCCAGTTCGCTAACGTGAGGTATACTTTGGCTAATAAGGCTTTTGCTGCACCAGTGGTTGCCCTGCCTCTGCCGTTACCCGCTGGGTAGCTAAAGGGGAGCGCTTCGGCTTCCTCGAGGTCTGCTATAATCTGTTGATAGATAATTTCTACAGCTGCTACCTCAGGAACGAGAGGCTCTTCTTCCTGTAGAACAAGGGGTATACTACCAAACATACGCACCATGTTGAAATACAGTAAAGCACGTAAAAACCGAGCTTCTCCTATCAGTCGGGTACGTAGAGTGCCATCCATGTCAATTGCCGGAATGCGCTCAATGGCAATGTTAGCAACGGTTATCGCTTTGTAATGGATACGCCATATCTCCAGTAACGCACTATTCTGGGAGGCATACGTGAAGTTTGCCAATTGATCGAGCGCTGGAGCTCCGGGTTGTTGGTTATGGAGCTCATCGGAAGCTAAACCGGCTGCAACCCAAAAGGAGCTATGATAAACCCCAGCAAAGGAGCCTTCATTGATAGCATTTAAGTAGGCATAAATCGAATTAACTGCAGAAATAGCGTCGTCTGCAGTAGTATAGAAGTTAGCCGTGGAGACAAAATTTTTGGGATCTTCCTCCAGAAATTTTTTACAACCGGAATATAGCAAGCCAAATGCCAGGATTAAGCCTGTTTTATAAAGATTTTTCAGCGTATTCATAGCGTGTAATTGCATTATTATTAAAAACCAATATTTAATCCGAAAAGCAAGGTTTTGGCCATGGGGTAACTGCCGTAATCAGCCCCAATGAAGGTGGTGCTTTGGCCATAGAAATTCACCTCTGGGTCGTAGCCTTTATACTTCGTCCAAGTAAAAAGGTTAGTTCCACTTACATATACGCGCAAGCTTTTCATTCGAAGATTTCGAAGCAGATTTTCGGGTAGCGTATACCCCAGCACGATGTTTCGCAGACGGATATAGGAAGCATCTTCAACAATGGTCGATGAGAAGGTGTTGACGTCAAGACTGCCGCTTGCTAAAGCCCTTGGGTATAGGTTACTAGGGTTGTCCGGTGTCCATCGGTTGAGTGCCGCCTCGGCTAGCGCGTTTTGTTCGCCATTGAAGTTTTGCAGTTCGAAGGAATTGAAGTTAGCCAACTGGTTACCTTGGGAACCCTGAAAGAAAAAGCTGAAATCAATGTTTTTATAAGTAAAAGAATTGTTGATACCCCAGGTGAAATCTGCTTGAGCATTTCCGATGAGTGTACGGTCATTCTCGTCAATTACGCCGTCATCATTGATGTCGCGGTACCTACGATCGCCCGCCCTGGCTCGAGAGGCAGGATTGGGGGAAGAGGCCTCTTGCCCTCTCAATACGGCGCTACTGGCGGCCTCTTCATCTGTCTGGAATATACCGTCGAAAATATATCCGTAGAAGGAACCAATGGGTTCACCTACCCGTAAAATACTCCAACCGGGGGCAAAGCCTCCCTGTAAAATATCATCATCGCTGTTGAGCCTGGTAACCTGATTTCTATTGACAGAAAAATTGATCGCAGTATTCCAGTTTAGTTTTCCGGTGGTGTTTACCGTCCGAATGTCTAAGTCGAAGCCTTTATTCTCCACGTTTCCAATGTTGAGAATCGATGTAATAAAACCGCTGGTAGACGGGATGGGGGTAGAGAGCAGTAGGTCGGTGGTTTTTTTATGGTAGTAGTCGGCCGTAATGGTGACTCTGCTCTGAAAAAGAGAGGCGTCTAAGCCAATATCTAGCTGTTGGGTACTTTCCCATTTTAACCGGTTGTTTGCATAGTTGAGCGGTTCTTTACCTTTATAAACTTCACTGCCTTGAGAACTGTTGAAGACACCCTCGCCAAAAGGGCCTACCAAGGGAATGGATTGATAAGGTGCGATCGCCTGGTTTCCGATCAATCCATAACTTGTTCTTACCTTAAGGTCGTTGAATACATTTACATTTTGCATGAAGGTTTCATCGGAGAGTCGCCAGGCGAATGCTCCTGAAGGAAAGAAACCATATTTATTTTCACTTCCAAATTTTGAAGAGCCGTCCATCCTGCCACTGAGCGTGAAAAGATATTTGTCATCCAGTGTATAGTTGATGCGGCTAAGGTAAGATACCATGCTCCAGGAGGATTCTCCATTGGCCGGCGGTTGATGATTAAGTCCTGATCGGATATCGTGATAACCAGTGCGGTTATCAGAAAAACCAAAAGAGAGCATGTTGCTGTTTTCTTGAAAAAACTTTTGTATCATATTACCCGCTACAATGTTTAGCTGATGTTTAGTGTTGATGGTTTTATTATAAGTGATCGTATTTTCGTTGAGCCAGGTTAATGCTTGACTATTACCAATCCCTACTTCACCCTCACTGCTATGTGCCCGTTTTAGGAAGTTAGGCACAAAGGAATTCTCTTTGGTAAAATATTGGTCGATACCAAAGCTAGTTTTAAATTCCAGCCCTTCAATGATTTTAAAATTCGCAAAAGCATTTCCCAATATTCTGGAGCTTTGGCTGACGGTTTCCATCTCGCGGTCGGCCACCGGATTGCTTAACCCCCTGCCTCTGTCGTCTTCAAAGGTGTAACCCCCAGGGCCATTGGGATCATAAATTGGTTGTACCGGATTAAAAAGGAGGGCAGAGGTTGTGATGCCGGGCAATAAAGTGCCTAAGTTGGTCAATACACCGCTGGTTGCTAATCGGCTATAGGTAAAGTTGGTCCCTACAGCAAGTCTTTCCGTTAACTGTCGGTTTAGATTGGCCCGGAAAGAATAGCGGTCATAGTCAGAGTTTGCAATAATTCCCTTTTGCGAGAAGTAACCTCCGGAGAGCGCATACTGTGTTTTGGCATCGCCACCGGAAAGCGACGCCTGATAGGTAGCCATTGGCGCATCTCTTAGAATCTCATCTTGCCAATTGGTGCCTTCTCCTAGATTCTGAGGGTTTACATACACAGGAGTGGCATTTGCGTTGAGCTGGGCTTCATTTACCAGGTCTGCAAACTGGGCAGCATTGAGCACTTCCACTTTATTGGATATACGTTGCATACCGTAGTAACTTTCGAAGTTAATGGCAGAAGTACCCTCTTTCCCTTTTTTTGTAGTAATCAATATCACTCCATTGGCGCCTCTCGAGCCATAAATGGCAGAGGCTGACGCATCTTTTAGAATTTCGATTGATTCGATATCATTAGGATTAATTGCCGATAAAGGATTGATGCTGGGGCTTCTATTGGTGCCCGCTCCAATACCTTCGCTATTGACCAACATACCGTCTATCACATACAGAGGCTCGTTACCTGCATTGATGGAACTGGTTCCCCGAATACGGATAGAAGTTTGTCCACCCGGTTGCCCCGAAACCTGCGTAACTTGTACCCCAGCAGCGCGCCCCTGCAATGCCTGGTCGATGGAGGTGGCAGGGATTGCCTGGAGTTCTTCAGCTTTAACAGAAGAGACAGACCCGGTAAGGTCACTCTTTTTAGCGGTACCATATCCTATAACCACAATTTCGGAAAGCTCTTCCGATTGAGCGGCCTGCATCACGATCGAAATCGTGGTCTGGTCAGCTACGTCAATCTCTTGGCTATTAAAACCAATGGAAGTGAAAACCAATGTAACGTCGTCCTTAGGCAGATTAATGGTGTAATATCCGTTGTCGTTCGAGGTGGCTCCCCTGGCCGTGCCCTTAACTTTAATAGTAACCCCCGGCAGAGGAGTTCCATTGTTCGCTGTTATCCTGCCGCTAATTATTCTTTCCTGCTGTAATATACCGCTGAACGAAGAAACGGAGTGTCGGGGAAGCGCTATTGCATAACTGCTGCCTAGTAGCAAGTAGCAGCTAAAAAACAGCCATTTCATTTGTTGATTTTTTCTCATGTATTTTATTTTAAAAGGTCGTCAATTGGAGCAAAAAAGCATCACCGAACTCCTTGTGGCCGGAGGAGAGTCAACGGGCTGATGACGCCTTTGCATATAAAATGTATATGATCTAAGCTGCTATTTAAGCCAGTAATGTTTTTTACTTACATGATGTTATAATTGATATTTCAAAGCTACCGTACGCTTTTTTAGCAGTGTTTGCCTTTTTTGATAAATTATTAACTTATTTTGTGTGGCTTTAGGGAGAAGTTCCTACAGCATAGATTACGTTATTTCCGCTATATAAACAGATTCAAACGGTAGAGGAGAAAACAAAAATGAATTTACCTGTTTTGTCACCAATGAATAGATGATCCCGATAGAATTTAAGTTTCGTTTAGGATTTTTCTGATTGTAAAAAAAAATAAAAAATGAACCCGATTGTTAAACTATTTGTTGTTTATATTTTTTGTTGTTTTATGTTTGAAGGCGCAGTCGTACACGGTCAGCGTTTAGGAATAAACCCAGCTGTACCGGGAGACTTTGCCGATCCTTCGGTAATCCGTGCAGGCGAGTTGTATTATGCTACTGGAACTTCGTCCGAGTGGGCACCGCACTTTCCTTTGTTCAAATCCTCAGATCTTCAGGAATGGGAACA
This Olivibacter sp. SDN3 DNA region includes the following protein-coding sequences:
- a CDS encoding serine hydrolase, which gives rise to MYLRILIIVCIYFVAAPASFAQEVLAHRITQALQKYVDSNQVAGINALVLKRGKIIYQASIGFSDRERQTPLQHDHIFRIASQTKAITCTGIMMLYEEGKLLLDDPIAKYIPAFKHMEVLKSYHAPDTSYTTVPAKKEITIRHLLTHTSGIGYAGIGSEEAKAIYAKADIPAGFEKRRIVLGDKMKALAQFPLLHEPGEAFTYGLSIDVLGYLIECISGKSLDDFFRERIFEPLGMQDTHFYLPKQKHERLVTLYTENEQAETMLQKNNYQHYPLVTTGTYYSGGAGLCSTIADYAVFLQALLQGGRQKEFRLLSPNSVRLMTSDQAPDVFLGGPDRIGFGFSVITKKGSVVGPWNEGTYAGGGYFGTHYWVDPNNEMIGLIYTQKHPNSSWEEIQSVFKAMAYGSFLKDDE
- a CDS encoding DUF4185 domain-containing protein; translation: MKQTLFQAYLYSTLYLIVFCTGCQQTTEQEAAKTQVIAESSPEWSNLLLNKKGWIGADGIYCVPLNGVERPGEAQQTKTLFWFSDTIIGDIEDDSLQQGWEMVHNSIAYLTGGDPDKEKMDFFWAKDDDGKARSVFEPHTPEAQVNEYYWLGDGFFNHRLDSTIYIFAYRIRNLPEGAFPFEDVGVNLIAIPKGSQPPFNEQRQMDTPLFHIGKKGKSVFGINVLANTTGAGAPQPDGYIYVYGIRGTNKELLVARVEEELFEDFQAWTYWDGQSWNSSIDESAAITDRISNEMSVSFMEDGRVIAAFQVDTNSPSIAIQVAKTPIGPFFPFKKVYETPEIYEDIDFYTYNAKAHPHLSTPGELLISYNVNAFDFENKLYQHPNHCRPRFIRVKY
- a CDS encoding DUF4185 domain-containing protein, which translates into the protein MNQQPIHTKNRTKSFLFFLSLVFLTISCQQQQNPNSADEEALLTDTVNLQFTVEEAQEWTNLFKRNNGWFGADGIFAIPMNGVDTTGSAKDTETLLLFSDTMLGEIKDGQLQPGYVMINNSVATLKGTEPKEENIQFHWAKDQEGKPNAIFVPSTPNTKKGEYYWLGDGFVNHELDNTTYIFGYRIRNTGAAVFGFEEVGNTLIAIPNGSTPPFTDQRQMDTPFFLQVGEEKSDYGSFGAGIFVNTEKAGAPQPDGYVYVYGVRGKEKNVMAARVKPKDFENFDAWRFWDGQEWNTDMNQVAHITDRASNELSLTPLPDGRYALVFQTDGMGSKVGLRIGLSPVGPFGPIKELWDCKESEINKNFIVYNAKTHYNLSKKNELLISYNVNSLDFWNDIKTHPDLYRPRFIKVKFK
- a CDS encoding RagB/SusD family nutrient uptake outer membrane protein — translated: MNTLKNLYKTGLILAFGLLYSGCKKFLEEDPKNFVSTANFYTTADDAISAVNSIYAYLNAINEGSFAGVYHSSFWVAAGLASDELHNQQPGAPALDQLANFTYASQNSALLEIWRIHYKAITVANIAIERIPAIDMDGTLRTRLIGEARFLRALLYFNMVRMFGSIPLVLQEEEPLVPEVAAVEIIYQQIIADLEEAEALPFSYPAGNGRGRATTGAAKALLAKVYLTLANWEQAAAKALEIINEPRHEYGLWDDYAQAFSIGNRGGKEAVFSVGFGFAGGAIIFWEDGQQNIRLLPRELTGMIPGVNAQGWQYPTQQLYDVFEPNDRRRAVTFITEINNQDGSTTSIMPYIRKYWDSLAEPNAGGTEADFPVIRYADVLLTYAEAANELNQTEAALTYLNIIRRRARFDGSTYQNTLPDYTNLGRDAIRQAILQERRMEFVAEGHRWFDLVRTGTLETAVPIAKPGVTPAARNYLFPIPLEERDLNEHLPANGY
- a CDS encoding TonB-dependent receptor yields the protein MRKNQQMKWLFFSCYLLLGSSYAIALPRHSVSSFSGILQQERIISGRITANNGTPLPGVTIKVKGTARGATSNDNGYYTINLPKDDVTLVFTSIGFNSQEIDVADQTTISIVMQAAQSEELSEIVVIGYGTAKKSDLTGSVSSVKAEELQAIPATSIDQALQGRAAGVQVTQVSGQPGGQTSIRIRGTSSINAGNEPLYVIDGMLVNSEGIGAGTNRSPSINPLSAINPNDIESIEILKDASASAIYGSRGANGVILITTKKGKEGTSAINFESYYGMQRISNKVEVLNAAQFADLVNEAQLNANATPVYVNPQNLGEGTNWQDEILRDAPMATYQASLSGGDAKTQYALSGGYFSQKGIIANSDYDRYSFRANLNRQLTERLAVGTNFTYSRLATSGVLTNLGTLLPGITTSALLFNPVQPIYDPNGPGGYTFEDDRGRGLSNPVADREMETVSQSSRILGNAFANFKIIEGLEFKTSFGIDQYFTKENSFVPNFLKRAHSSEGEVGIGNSQALTWLNENTITYNKTINTKHQLNIVAGNMIQKFFQENSNMLSFGFSDNRTGYHDIRSGLNHQPPANGESSWSMVSYLSRINYTLDDKYLFTLSGRMDGSSKFGSENKYGFFPSGAFAWRLSDETFMQNVNVFNDLKVRTSYGLIGNQAIAPYQSIPLVGPFGEGVFNSSQGSEVYKGKEPLNYANNRLKWESTQQLDIGLDASLFQSRVTITADYYHKKTTDLLLSTPIPSTSGFITSILNIGNVENKGFDLDIRTVNTTGKLNWNTAINFSVNRNQVTRLNSDDDILQGGFAPGWSILRVGEPIGSFYGYIFDGIFQTDEEAASSAVLRGQEASSPNPASRARAGDRRYRDINDDGVIDENDRTLIGNAQADFTWGINNSFTYKNIDFSFFFQGSQGNQLANFNSFELQNFNGEQNALAEAALNRWTPDNPSNLYPRALASGSLDVNTFSSTIVEDASYIRLRNIVLGYTLPENLLRNLRMKSLRVYVSGTNLFTWTKYKGYDPEVNFYGQSTTFIGADYGSYPMAKTLLFGLNIGF